The following DNA comes from Elusimicrobiota bacterium.
TTGATGGCGCAAAATTTATTGGTCAGTTATCAGCTCCAATTGGCAAAGGATTCCAAATTCAGGTCCATCGTGTTCGAAAAAACCGCCGGGACCGATCAAGCCTTTGATATTTCAACCCAAAACATACCCGATGGAATCTATTTCATGCGCGTGGCTTTCTTGGACGCTTTCGGAAATAAAAATGCCTTTTCCGAACCCGCCAAAATCGTCAAAGACACGCGCCCGCCCGAACTGCTCAATATTCAACCCTTGGACGGGTTCAAACATATCGGCCCCAGCCCCGCCTGCGACATTTCCGGAAACGCCAAAGATGCCGTATTGGTATCGGTGGAGGGTCAGGTGGTTTTCTTGGGCCCCAACGGCTCTTTTTCCGCCGTGGTCCACCTCAAAGAAGGAATCAACAGCATCACCGTTCTCGCTCGAGACGGCAACGGCAACGAAACCACCGTAACGAGAAAAATCACTTACACCAAAAAATAGTATTTAGAGTAAAGAAATTCCTCCCCACTGCACGACGTGGGGAGGAATTCTCTTGCTCGTCAGTAATCCAATGTATCTTAGCGGCTATGGCCCTTAGTGGTATTTCCAGAGAGACCGGAGAATAATCACGCTGGCTTGAAGGGAACCGCGCAAGGTACCGGAAATTTTGGATTGGCCGATCCGAGGTCGATAGCGGACTGGCACCTCTCCCACGCGAAACCCCATTTTAAGGGCCTTCAACTGCATTTCGACGTTCCATCCGAAAGTGGGTTCCTTCAGCTTTAAAGCTTCAATGGTGGAGCGCCGAAGAGCGCGAAACGGCCCCATGTCGGTAAAACGTTGGCCATACAATAACCGTATAAAAAAACAGGCCAGCCAATTGCCAAAGCGCTGTTGCGGCATGAGGGATCCCGGGAGAGCGGCTTCGGTTCGGCTCCCAATCACAAAATCCAACTCTCCGCGTTCGATGGGGTCCAACAACTTGGGGAGTTCTTCTGGGAAATCAGAATGATCGGCATCGAGAATGACCACCGTGTCGCATTCAGGCTTTAAATTTTTTAACCCGCATTGAACGGCGCGGCCATATCCCCGTTTGAGAACTTGAAAAACGCGGGCGCCGCCTTCGCGCGCCACCAGGGCCGTAGGGTCGGTTGAACCATTGTCCACCACGATGATGTCATCCACGTGGGCCCGTGGAATTTCAGCCAACACCAACGGAAGCGCCCCCGCTTCATTTAACGCGGGGATGATGACGGTGACAACCATCGAAATAAATCCTTTGTTAAGAGACCATAGACAATTGAATATTCAACAACGCTCACCCACAGCGGCAATTGCCACACCCCTTCGCTTCGGTAGCGAATCAACACCACATACGTTATCAACACCACTCCACTCCAAGCCAATCCGCTCCAAAGCGGATAAAAACAGAGAAATGGAACGATCCAAGTCACGTACCACGGGTGCACCACCGGCCCCAAGAGAAGAAGGGCCATCAAACATCCGAGAATATAAAGCAGCGGATTGTTGATTTGTTTAAACGCCCACCAAAGTGAAAAAGCGACCAATAAAAGCCCCAGGAAAATACGTCGATGGAGAGGATGAGGAAGAAACTCCCCCACCACGACGTACAAACTGGGATTGAAAACCCAATCTCGCGCGTAGGTGTGAAGGCCCGATACCGCCGGCGAAAGCGAAGGCAGCATGTCCCCCACCCCCTTAACGAAGGGCAAACATATCACGGCAAAGACCAAGCCATAGAGTCCCAAAAAACGCCAATCGCGGCGAACGACATACCAGGGGATCATAAAAACCGGGATCCATTTGGACAATGTGGCGGCCGCAAACCCCACCGCCGCCGCGCTTGATTTTCCCTTGGCGTAAAGGAAACAGGCCAACGTCAAGAAAAAAATCATCAAGCTGTCATTGTGTCCCGACCCGGAAAACTCGATAACAACGAGCGGGTTCCAAGCGTAGAGAGTGGCCCGTGAAAGCGGCATATTTTTAAATTTCAACAGCGCCAGCAAAAGAAAAATAGTGGCCACATCAAACAGCGTAAAAATAATTTTTTGCATCCAAATCGTGGGATGAAAAAACGCGCCCCATCGATAGACCCACTGTGTTAAAGGCGGGTACACGGTTCGAAGGGTCGGATGATTGATTAACGCATGTTCAGGGGTGCGCAAGGCGGAAAGTTCGGGTGCGGAAGGAGGATAGACATAGGGATTGATTCCCGCCAATTGAACCCGACCATCCCAAAGATAACGGTAAATATCATCTGAAAGAATGGGTGGGGTGAAAAGCAGCGGCACGCGAAGAAAAATAGCCACCGTCACAATCAACGGTGCCGTTATTTTCAATGCCTGTTCCTATATTGAAAGGACAAGGTGGCGACATATGAAAACCCCAGGAAAAACAAACTCACGGTTGGAATCAACGACCA
Coding sequences within:
- a CDS encoding putative glycosyltransferase, which gives rise to MVVTVIIPALNEAGALPLVLAEIPRAHVDDIIVVDNGSTDPTALVAREGGARVFQVLKRGYGRAVQCGLKNLKPECDTVVILDADHSDFPEELPKLLDPIERGELDFVIGSRTEAALPGSLMPQQRFGNWLACFFIRLLYGQRFTDMGPFRALRRSTIEALKLKEPTFGWNVEMQLKALKMGFRVGEVPVRYRPRIGQSKISGTLRGSLQASVIILRSLWKYH